A genomic region of Bradyrhizobium sp. ORS 278 contains the following coding sequences:
- a CDS encoding SDR family oxidoreductase yields MSDRLKGKRAFVTAAAAGIGRACAIAFARQGATVFATDIDEKGLATLKSEGIAEVTTLDVRNTAAVNAMAERVGKVEILLNAAGFVHNGTILDCSDGDWDFSFDLNVKSMHRTIRAFLPKMLDQGGGAIVNIASAAGVFKAAPNRYVYGATKAAVAALTRSVAADFVARKIRCNCICPGTIETPSMLGRAASAGPNGLEMFISRQPMGRLGTAEEIAHLAVYLASDESAFTTGVAHTIDGGWTL; encoded by the coding sequence ATGTCCGACCGCCTCAAGGGCAAGCGCGCCTTTGTCACCGCCGCCGCTGCCGGCATCGGCCGCGCCTGCGCCATCGCCTTCGCGCGCCAGGGCGCCACCGTGTTTGCCACCGACATCGATGAGAAGGGCCTGGCGACGCTGAAGAGCGAGGGCATCGCCGAGGTTACCACGCTCGACGTGCGCAACACAGCCGCCGTGAACGCGATGGCCGAACGGGTCGGCAAGGTCGAGATCCTGCTCAATGCTGCCGGCTTCGTGCACAACGGCACCATCCTCGACTGCTCGGACGGCGATTGGGACTTCTCGTTCGACCTGAACGTCAAATCGATGCACCGCACGATCCGCGCCTTCCTGCCGAAAATGCTCGATCAGGGCGGCGGCGCCATCGTCAACATCGCCTCCGCCGCCGGCGTCTTCAAGGCGGCGCCGAACCGCTACGTCTATGGCGCCACCAAAGCCGCTGTCGCGGCGCTGACGCGCTCGGTCGCGGCCGACTTCGTGGCCAGGAAGATCCGCTGCAACTGCATCTGCCCAGGCACGATCGAAACGCCGTCGATGCTGGGACGCGCGGCATCGGCCGGTCCGAACGGCCTCGAGATGTTCATCTCGCGCCAGCCGATGGGCCGGCTCGGCACCGCCGAAGAGATCGCGCATCTCGCCGTGTATCTCGCCAGCGACGAGAGCGCGTTCACCACCGGCGTCGCGCACACGATCGACGGCGGCTGGACGCTGTAG
- a CDS encoding IlvD/Edd family dehydratase encodes MTKSNGHAGNDADKSRKLRSQAWFNDPHNPGMTALYLERYLNFGLTRAELQSGKPIIGIAQTGNDLSPCNRHHLELAHRVREGIREAGGIAMEFPTHPIQETGKRPTAALDRNLAYLGLVEILFGYPLDGVVLTTGCDKTTPACLMAAATVNIPAIVLSGGPMLNGWHEGQRTGSGTVVWKSRERLAAGEIDYEEFMQIVASSAPSVGHCNTMGTASTMNALAEALGMSLPGCAAIPAPYRERGQIAYETGKRIVDMVWEDLKPSDILTRKAFENCIVANSAIGGSTNAPIHINALARHVGVELNIDDWQKVGHDVPLLVNMQPAGFYLGEEFHRAGGVPAVIGELMRHKRIHEDVITANGRSMGDNCRAAPKPDNDVIWSYDKPLVKDAGFLVLRGNLFDSAIMKTSVISKEFRDRYLNNPKDPNAFEGRAIVFEGPEDYHDRIDDPALTIDEHCVLFIRGAGPIGYPGGAEVVNMQPPAALIKRGILSLPCIGDGRQSGTSGSPSILNASPEAAADGGLAILRAGDKVRIDLNKGSANILISDEEVANRHAELKAKGGFPHPANQTPWQELYRNTVGQQSTGACMELATRYQNIAGTVGVARHNH; translated from the coding sequence GGGCATGACCGCGCTCTATCTCGAGCGCTATCTGAATTTCGGCCTCACCCGCGCCGAGTTGCAGTCAGGCAAGCCGATCATCGGCATCGCGCAGACCGGAAACGACCTGTCGCCGTGCAACCGCCACCACCTCGAGCTGGCGCATCGCGTGCGCGAGGGCATCCGCGAGGCCGGCGGCATCGCGATGGAGTTTCCGACCCATCCGATCCAGGAGACCGGCAAGCGGCCGACGGCGGCGCTCGACCGCAACCTTGCTTATCTCGGCCTGGTGGAAATCCTGTTCGGCTATCCGCTCGACGGCGTGGTGCTGACCACCGGCTGCGACAAGACGACGCCGGCCTGCCTGATGGCGGCGGCTACCGTCAACATTCCCGCCATCGTGCTCTCGGGTGGACCGATGCTGAACGGCTGGCACGAAGGCCAGCGCACCGGCTCCGGCACCGTGGTGTGGAAGTCGCGCGAGCGGCTGGCCGCCGGCGAGATCGACTATGAGGAATTCATGCAGATCGTGGCGTCGTCGGCGCCATCGGTCGGGCATTGCAACACCATGGGCACGGCCTCGACCATGAACGCGCTGGCCGAAGCGCTCGGCATGTCCCTGCCCGGCTGCGCCGCGATCCCTGCGCCCTACCGCGAGCGCGGCCAGATCGCCTACGAGACCGGCAAGCGCATCGTCGACATGGTGTGGGAGGACCTGAAGCCGTCGGACATCCTCACCCGCAAGGCGTTCGAGAACTGCATCGTCGCGAACTCCGCGATCGGCGGCTCGACCAATGCGCCGATCCACATCAATGCGCTGGCGCGCCATGTCGGCGTCGAGCTGAACATCGATGATTGGCAGAAGGTCGGCCACGATGTGCCGCTCTTGGTCAACATGCAGCCGGCCGGCTTCTATCTCGGCGAGGAATTCCATCGCGCCGGCGGCGTGCCGGCGGTGATCGGCGAATTGATGCGGCACAAGCGCATCCACGAGGACGTCATCACCGCCAACGGCCGCAGCATGGGCGACAATTGCCGCGCCGCGCCGAAGCCCGACAACGACGTGATCTGGTCGTACGACAAGCCGCTGGTGAAGGACGCCGGCTTCCTCGTGCTGCGCGGCAATCTGTTCGATTCCGCGATCATGAAGACCAGCGTGATCTCCAAGGAATTCCGCGACCGCTATCTGAACAACCCGAAGGACCCCAACGCCTTCGAAGGCCGCGCCATCGTGTTCGAGGGTCCGGAGGACTATCACGACCGCATCGACGATCCGGCGCTCACGATCGACGAGCACTGCGTGCTGTTCATCCGCGGCGCCGGCCCGATCGGCTATCCCGGCGGCGCCGAGGTCGTGAACATGCAGCCGCCGGCGGCGCTGATCAAGCGCGGCATCCTGTCCCTGCCCTGCATCGGCGACGGCCGCCAGTCCGGCACCTCGGGCTCGCCGTCGATCCTCAACGCCTCGCCGGAAGCCGCCGCCGACGGCGGGCTCGCGATCCTCAGGGCCGGCGACAAGGTCCGGATCGACCTCAACAAGGGCTCGGCCAACATCCTGATCTCCGACGAGGAGGTTGCGAACCGGCATGCCGAGCTGAAGGCCAAGGGGGGCTTCCCGCACCCGGCCAACCAGACGCCCTGGCAGGAGCTCTATCGCAACACCGTCGGCCAGCAATCCACCGGCGCCTGCATGGAGCTCGCGACACGGTACCAGAACATCGCTGGCACTGTCGGCGTGGCCAGGCATAACCACTAG